A window of Sulfurimonas gotlandica GD1 contains these coding sequences:
- a CDS encoding siroheme decarboxylase subunit alpha, which yields MKDEILSRIQKKFPLVAKPFQVIADELGMSEDEVLEILQEQKKGNIIRQTSAIFDTKRLGYKSSLVAFKVAPEKISAAVKIINSHPGISHNYERNHDFNIWFTLGVAPDSKLGLDRTVEILAELTEADDYIMLPTLKLFKINVKLNTTGKDDKKEEVKKVVHTEIEMTPLHHAIVRTAQYDIDMVSEPFKKIIDELNIDYDKFFSILQELQEAGIMRRFASILNHRKAGFNANAMVVWDVDETNGEDIGATAAAFSAVSHCYLRPKYANWPYNLFTMVHGKTKEETNSIIAEMATEIEAKSHMPLYSSREFKKIRIEYFTPAIEAWESEYGRLEA from the coding sequence ATGAAAGATGAAATACTATCTAGAATACAGAAGAAGTTCCCTTTAGTTGCAAAACCTTTTCAAGTTATTGCTGATGAGTTAGGTATGAGTGAAGATGAAGTTTTAGAAATTCTTCAAGAGCAGAAAAAAGGCAATATCATTCGCCAGACATCTGCCATATTTGATACAAAAAGATTGGGTTATAAATCTTCTTTAGTAGCGTTTAAAGTCGCTCCAGAGAAGATAAGCGCCGCGGTTAAGATCATTAACTCGCATCCTGGAATCTCTCATAACTATGAGAGAAACCACGATTTTAACATCTGGTTTACTCTTGGTGTTGCACCTGACTCTAAACTAGGACTTGACAGAACAGTTGAGATACTTGCAGAGCTTACAGAGGCAGATGACTACATTATGCTTCCAACTCTTAAACTTTTCAAAATTAATGTTAAGTTAAACACTACTGGAAAAGATGATAAAAAAGAGGAAGTTAAAAAAGTTGTTCACACTGAGATAGAGATGACACCTCTTCATCATGCAATTGTTCGTACTGCTCAGTATGATATAGACATGGTAAGCGAGCCTTTCAAAAAGATTATTGATGAACTGAATATTGATTATGATAAATTTTTCTCAATACTTCAAGAGCTTCAAGAAGCTGGAATCATGAGAAGATTTGCATCTATACTTAATCATAGAAAAGCCGGCTTTAATGCTAACGCTATGGTTGTTTGGGATGTAGATGAGACAAATGGTGAAGACATTGGGGCAACTGCTGCTGCATTTAGTGCTGTAAGTCACTGTTACTTACGTCCTAAATATGCAAACTGGCCTTACAACCTTTTTACAATGGTTCATGGAAAAACTAAAGAAGAGACAAACAGCATCATCGCTGAGATGGCTACTGAGATAGAAGCTAAATCACATATGCCTCTTTACAGTTCTAGAGAGTTTAAAAAGATACGAATTGAGTACTTTACACCGGCTATTGAAGCTTGGGAATCAGAGTACGGGAGACTAGAAGCATAA
- a CDS encoding pirin family protein, translating to MLPTIHRATQRGIAEHGWLHSRFSFSFAEYYHPERMGFGALRVINDDIIEAGKGFPMHPHKEMEIISVVTKGSLEHSDSQGNHGVINEGEIQYMSAGSGVRHSEYNPSQSETTELFQIWIHPNQKGGEPLYDQRDFNTIEQTNHWVVLASGDAREHSIKMRQDALISTTKLKSGVTIELSTPSDGKGRLLFVVDGSIEIAGNELNKRDEIQITDKKSYTIKALADAHLMLFEVPL from the coding sequence ATGCTTCCTACTATTCATAGAGCCACTCAAAGAGGTATCGCTGAACATGGCTGGCTACACAGTCGTTTTAGTTTTTCATTTGCGGAGTATTACCATCCCGAGCGTATGGGGTTTGGAGCACTTAGAGTCATAAATGATGACATAATAGAAGCAGGAAAAGGTTTTCCAATGCATCCACATAAAGAGATGGAGATTATCTCTGTTGTAACTAAAGGTTCTTTGGAGCATAGTGATTCACAAGGTAATCATGGAGTTATAAATGAGGGAGAAATACAGTATATGAGTGCTGGTTCAGGAGTTCGCCATTCCGAATACAATCCATCTCAAAGTGAAACTACAGAGTTGTTTCAAATATGGATACATCCTAATCAAAAAGGCGGAGAACCTTTATATGACCAACGTGATTTTAATACTATTGAACAGACAAATCACTGGGTAGTATTGGCATCTGGAGATGCAAGAGAACATTCTATTAAGATGAGACAAGATGCTTTGATCTCTACTACTAAACTTAAGTCTGGAGTAACTATAGAGTTATCAACTCCAAGTGATGGAAAAGGTCGATTACTTTTTGTAGTTGATGGAAGTATAGAGATAGCTGGTAATGAGCTTAATAAAAGAGATGAAATTCAAATCACAGACAAAAAGTCTTACACGATAAAAGCATTGGCTGACGCACATCTTATGTTATTTGAAGTACCACTCTAA
- a CDS encoding MerR family transcriptional regulator: MALLDNNIDILPLSSIAELLSAKVRTLKIYEEKGLLPKKESAKKQYSINDIKLIAFTHYLASVKKINANGILYILDMFHKNMDDSHKNEFLEILETKMASISSQDVEEIDF, translated from the coding sequence ATGGCACTTTTAGACAATAATATAGATATTCTACCACTTAGCAGCATAGCTGAATTACTAAGTGCTAAGGTTAGAACACTGAAAATATACGAAGAAAAAGGCTTACTTCCCAAGAAAGAATCTGCCAAAAAACAATATTCTATTAACGATATAAAGCTGATTGCATTTACACATTATTTAGCAAGTGTAAAAAAAATCAATGCTAATGGAATTTTATATATACTGGATATGTTTCATAAAAATATGGATGATTCACACAAAAATGAATTTTTAGAAATACTTGAAACGAAGATGGCCTCCATCTCAAGTCAAGATGTTGAAGAGATTGATTTTTAG
- the proB gene encoding glutamate 5-kinase, with protein MSIENNKQRIVIKVGSAVLTENNQIAKERMRNLVQFIAELSNLYDVVLVTSGAVAAGYSALKLDKRKQIGKKALAAAGQPILMTSYKKKFDVYKIDTAQILLTEDDFDSRKRTHMFQEIINAHLENDILPIVNENDITSTPEQLFGDNDQLSASVAIAIGADILVILSDINGYYDSNPKKKYDAKLRKIVNKLTAEELEDASTPNNEFATGGIVTKLLAANLMMKKGREMLLCNGFDLSAASDYLIKGEHTECTLFTTKVPEI; from the coding sequence ATGAGTATAGAAAACAATAAACAAAGAATTGTAATAAAAGTTGGAAGTGCAGTATTAACTGAGAATAATCAAATAGCAAAAGAGCGTATGAGGAACCTTGTACAGTTTATAGCTGAATTGAGTAATCTTTATGATGTTGTCTTAGTAACATCAGGAGCTGTAGCTGCTGGATACTCTGCTTTAAAACTAGATAAGCGTAAACAAATTGGTAAAAAAGCTCTCGCAGCAGCAGGACAGCCAATATTAATGACTAGTTACAAAAAGAAATTTGATGTTTATAAAATTGATACAGCTCAAATACTGCTTACTGAAGATGATTTTGACTCTAGAAAACGCACACATATGTTTCAGGAGATTATTAATGCCCATCTGGAAAATGACATATTACCTATAGTAAACGAAAATGATATAACTTCGACTCCTGAACAGCTTTTTGGTGATAATGACCAACTCTCAGCAAGTGTGGCAATTGCTATAGGCGCAGATATTTTAGTTATTTTAAGTGATATCAATGGATATTATGATTCAAATCCTAAAAAAAAGTATGATGCAAAACTTAGAAAAATCGTAAATAAACTTACAGCAGAAGAGTTAGAAGATGCCTCAACTCCAAACAATGAGTTTGCAACAGGCGGCATCGTCACAAAACTACTAGCAGCTAACCTTATGATGAAAAAAGGAAGAGAGATGCTTTTATGTAATGGATTTGATCTTTCAGCAGCAAGTGACTATCTAATAAAAGGTGAGCATACTGAATGTACACTCTTTACTACAAAAGTCCCAGAGATTTAA
- a CDS encoding bifunctional proline dehydrogenase/L-glutamate gamma-semialdehyde dehydrogenase produces MSISNKQYSDAKDIAKEWQKQISKTRVKSEKKFHETMARMLKDPLNKIFLIELLDQSFRSNNPHRIANQLEYIFEKYANTSFFSDFEEALVWLFRHAGIYMPSVSVPLFILYLRNDISSVVIKGEDKYLMGHLKKRKAEGTRVNINIIGEMVLGEKEANERIEKYKTALRNPEIDYISIKISTIFSQINPLAHKWSVKELSSRLELIYDEAMQNTFTDRDGKISQKFVNLDMEEYKDVHLTIDVFKETLSKEKYFSLYAGIVIQTYIPDALELVKELSLWAKLRVKKGGAPIKIRVVKGANQEMEMTEASLRGWHCVTYDEKAQSDANYKIVLDYLLSPDIAPSVHTGLASHNLFDQALGMLLARERLLEEYYSAEMLEGMSETAYRMLKNEGLNVVLYAPTATTKTFTNAIAYLVRRFDENTAEQNFLRHSFGLEVDTPEWERLVGSYKKSIEMLDDIELIPHRTQDRNSEEFINAIGDEVYEFKNEPDTDFALASNIRWAEKIRDKWKNIGANGGYHASSVIGGKTLEHGDAIEVIDKSQYHENVVLGSYKKAAIQDLEDAVEIAKDDPDGWRKTSINYREKILMSVANEFKKDRADLIGIAAAEVGKVFSETDVEISEAIDFLNFYPYSVQKISKLEGVKLSAKGVGLVVSPWNFPIAIAVGGIAAALASGNTVILKPASVSVLCAHRLCECFWRAGISKNTLQLVITDGERAGEHLIPNPDIDFVIFTGGESTAYEMLKKCPSLHLSAETGGKNATIVTSLADRDQAVKNVIQSAFNNSGQKCSATSLLILEKELYVDKKFRAMLLDAAESLEVGSVWDFKNKIGTLSSKVSGNLAKSLEFLSEDEEWLLKPSYADENNPYLLKPSIRWGTHPGGFTHLNELFGPVLSVMSADDIYEAIEIVNETGYGLTSGIESLDEREQKIWREKIKAGNLYINRMTTGAIVTRQPFGGMGKSAIGSGKKAGGFNYVAQFMDIAHDITPLTQKSNHPYLQRLEQLIQKEEQYKMTLESVYETAKGFAYWIENEFSKEHDYTNIRGESNIIRYLSVENIILRFENSDSLYEMLSSICAVKMSGAKLQLSIAENIRVEASDWIKKYVDTLIDDNDIVSFEDQEKLIAHIKTTKRVRFLKPSSVQDTIYEKIVDEALHIASEPFVSHGRIELMHYYVEQSISNSYHRYGNLGFIGLPK; encoded by the coding sequence ATGAGCATAAGCAATAAGCAATATTCAGATGCAAAAGATATAGCAAAAGAGTGGCAGAAGCAGATATCTAAAACTAGAGTAAAGTCTGAGAAAAAGTTTCATGAGACTATGGCTCGAATGCTAAAAGATCCTTTAAATAAAATATTTTTAATTGAACTGCTAGATCAGAGTTTTCGCTCAAATAATCCACATCGCATCGCAAATCAGCTTGAATACATCTTTGAGAAATATGCTAATACTTCATTTTTTAGCGATTTTGAAGAAGCACTTGTTTGGTTATTTAGACATGCTGGTATATATATGCCTAGTGTTTCTGTACCACTTTTTATACTCTACTTAAGAAATGATATCAGTTCTGTAGTTATCAAGGGTGAAGACAAGTATCTGATGGGGCATCTAAAAAAAAGAAAAGCAGAAGGTACTAGAGTAAATATCAATATCATAGGTGAGATGGTTCTTGGTGAAAAAGAGGCTAACGAGCGTATTGAAAAATATAAAACTGCACTTCGTAATCCGGAGATTGATTACATATCTATAAAAATATCTACAATTTTTTCACAAATAAATCCTTTGGCTCATAAGTGGAGTGTTAAAGAACTCTCAAGTCGATTAGAACTTATATATGATGAAGCAATGCAAAACACTTTCACTGACAGAGACGGCAAGATCTCGCAAAAGTTTGTAAACTTGGATATGGAAGAGTATAAAGATGTGCATCTGACTATAGATGTTTTTAAAGAGACTCTCTCTAAAGAAAAATATTTCTCACTATATGCAGGTATTGTCATTCAGACATATATACCAGATGCACTGGAACTTGTAAAAGAACTCTCTCTTTGGGCAAAGTTAAGAGTAAAAAAAGGCGGGGCTCCTATTAAGATAAGAGTAGTTAAAGGTGCAAACCAAGAGATGGAGATGACTGAGGCTAGTCTGAGAGGATGGCATTGCGTAACTTACGATGAAAAGGCACAAAGTGATGCTAATTATAAGATAGTTCTTGACTATCTTCTCTCTCCTGATATAGCTCCATCTGTTCATACCGGTTTAGCATCTCATAACCTTTTTGACCAAGCTCTTGGAATGTTACTCGCTCGCGAGAGATTACTTGAAGAGTACTATAGTGCAGAGATGCTCGAAGGTATGAGTGAAACAGCCTATAGAATGTTAAAAAATGAAGGTCTTAATGTAGTTTTATATGCACCTACAGCAACTACAAAAACTTTTACAAATGCCATAGCCTACCTTGTTCGTCGTTTTGATGAGAACACGGCAGAGCAAAATTTTCTGCGTCATAGTTTTGGACTTGAAGTCGATACTCCTGAGTGGGAAAGACTTGTAGGAAGTTATAAAAAGTCCATCGAGATGCTAGATGATATAGAACTTATTCCTCATCGTACTCAAGACAGAAATAGCGAAGAGTTTATAAATGCTATAGGTGATGAGGTTTATGAGTTTAAAAATGAGCCTGATACAGATTTTGCACTTGCCAGTAATATTAGATGGGCTGAGAAAATCAGAGATAAATGGAAAAACATAGGAGCAAATGGCGGTTATCACGCAAGCTCTGTGATAGGCGGAAAAACTCTAGAGCATGGAGATGCTATAGAAGTTATTGATAAATCACAATACCATGAAAATGTAGTGCTCGGGAGTTATAAAAAAGCAGCTATACAGGATCTTGAAGATGCTGTAGAAATTGCAAAAGATGATCCTGATGGATGGAGAAAAACAAGCATAAACTACAGAGAAAAAATATTGATGAGTGTGGCAAATGAGTTTAAAAAAGACAGAGCTGACCTGATCGGTATAGCGGCTGCAGAAGTTGGAAAGGTATTTTCAGAGACTGATGTTGAGATTTCTGAGGCCATAGACTTTTTAAACTTTTATCCATACAGTGTGCAAAAAATCTCAAAACTTGAAGGTGTCAAACTATCAGCTAAAGGAGTAGGGCTGGTAGTTAGTCCATGGAACTTTCCTATTGCTATTGCTGTTGGTGGAATTGCTGCTGCACTCGCTAGTGGTAATACGGTGATACTAAAACCTGCATCTGTGTCTGTACTATGTGCACACCGTTTATGTGAGTGTTTCTGGAGGGCAGGTATTAGTAAAAACACTCTTCAATTAGTCATAACTGATGGAGAAAGAGCCGGAGAGCATCTGATACCAAACCCTGATATTGATTTTGTAATATTTACAGGTGGAGAGTCAACTGCATATGAGATGCTGAAAAAATGTCCAAGTCTGCATCTAAGTGCTGAGACCGGAGGGAAAAATGCAACTATAGTCACATCTCTTGCAGATAGAGATCAGGCTGTAAAAAATGTGATTCAGTCTGCATTTAACAACTCAGGACAAAAGTGTTCTGCAACATCTCTGCTAATTCTTGAAAAAGAACTATATGTTGATAAAAAATTTAGGGCGATGCTCCTAGATGCAGCAGAGTCACTTGAAGTGGGCTCGGTTTGGGATTTTAAAAATAAAATAGGAACACTTAGTTCTAAAGTAAGCGGAAATCTAGCTAAGTCATTAGAGTTTCTTAGTGAGGATGAAGAGTGGTTACTAAAACCTTCGTATGCAGATGAGAATAATCCATATCTTTTAAAGCCTTCCATCAGATGGGGCACACACCCTGGAGGATTCACGCATCTAAATGAGCTTTTTGGACCTGTTCTGAGTGTAATGAGTGCCGATGATATTTATGAGGCTATTGAGATTGTAAATGAAACGGGATATGGACTCACATCCGGGATAGAGAGTCTTGATGAGAGAGAACAGAAAATTTGGCGAGAGAAGATAAAAGCAGGAAATCTTTACATAAACCGAATGACAACAGGGGCTATTGTAACTCGTCAGCCTTTTGGCGGAATGGGTAAGTCAGCTATAGGAAGTGGTAAAAAAGCAGGCGGATTCAACTATGTGGCTCAATTTATGGATATAGCTCATGACATTACGCCACTCACTCAAAAAAGCAATCATCCATATTTGCAAAGACTTGAACAACTAATACAAAAAGAAGAGCAGTATAAGATGACTCTTGAGAGTGTATATGAGACAGCTAAAGGATTTGCTTACTGGATAGAGAATGAATTTAGCAAAGAGCATGATTATACTAATATTCGTGGTGAGAGTAATATCATAAGGTATTTAAGTGTTGAGAATATTATTCTTAGATTTGAAAACAGTGACTCTCTTTATGAGATGCTCTCATCTATCTGCGCAGTTAAGATGAGTGGTGCAAAGTTGCAGCTTTCAATTGCTGAAAATATACGAGTAGAAGCATCTGATTGGATTAAAAAGTATGTTGATACTTTAATTGATGATAATGATATTGTAAGCTTTGAAGATCAAGAAAAGCTTATAGCTCATATTAAAACTACCAAACGAGTTAGATTTCTAAAACCTAGCTCAGTGCAAGATACAATATATGAAAAGATTGTTGATGAAGCACTTCATATTGCATCTGAACCTTTTGTATCACACGGAAGAATAGAGCTTATGCACTACTATGTTGAGCAAAGCATATCAAATAGTTATCATCGTTATGGAAATTTAGGTTTTATAGGTTTGCCAAAGTAA
- the putP gene encoding sodium/proline symporter PutP → MEIPVLVSFVGYMLVMVGIGLYFFFKTSDLSDYILGGRGLGPGVTALSAGASDMSGWLLLGLPGMMYSDGIVGSWIAVGLVIGAYLNWHYVAKPLRVYTHHLNDAITIPDYFSSRFKDDANTLRIVTAVVILLFYTLYTSSGLVGGAKLFEATFHLDYSMALLVGSFIIVSYTFLGGYNAVSWTDFIQGILMMLALVVTPIVVIYEIGGVSEALSLIEQANPSHLDIISGTSFISILSLLAWGLGYFGQPHILVRFMSIRHEDEMEKAKLIGMSWMGISIIGSLSVGFFGYAYVLASGIEIQDSEKIFITLSQLLFNPWIAGFLLAAILAAIMSTVDSQLLVSSSVLTRDIYHAVIRKNASDKELVWVGRGTVIVIAIIAWYLSSDRNSSVLQLVSYAWAGFGAAFGPLILFSLYSSTITRTGAIAGMLTGTISVIVWKQLEGGIFDLYELLPSFIFASIAIVVFSKKSISCPEYVRKAFKEVHERLKK, encoded by the coding sequence ATGGAAATACCCGTACTAGTATCTTTTGTAGGATATATGCTTGTCATGGTTGGAATTGGTCTTTACTTCTTTTTTAAAACTTCTGACCTTAGTGATTACATACTGGGTGGTCGTGGCTTGGGACCTGGAGTAACTGCTCTGAGTGCAGGAGCATCAGATATGAGCGGATGGTTGCTTTTAGGACTGCCAGGGATGATGTACAGTGATGGAATTGTCGGGAGTTGGATAGCTGTAGGATTGGTAATTGGCGCTTATTTAAATTGGCACTATGTCGCAAAACCTCTACGTGTATATACTCATCACTTAAATGATGCTATTACGATCCCGGATTATTTTTCATCTCGTTTTAAAGATGATGCAAACACTCTGCGTATAGTTACAGCAGTTGTGATTTTACTATTTTACACTCTCTATACATCTTCTGGTTTAGTTGGTGGTGCAAAACTTTTTGAGGCCACATTTCATCTTGATTATTCTATGGCATTGCTTGTTGGGAGTTTTATTATAGTCTCATACACATTTCTGGGAGGTTATAACGCTGTAAGCTGGACAGACTTTATTCAAGGTATCTTGATGATGTTAGCTTTAGTTGTAACTCCTATTGTTGTCATATATGAAATCGGTGGAGTTAGTGAAGCATTAAGTTTAATAGAACAGGCTAATCCGAGTCATCTTGATATAATAAGCGGAACTTCATTTATAAGCATACTATCACTCTTGGCATGGGGACTTGGATATTTTGGGCAACCACATATTTTGGTGCGCTTTATGTCAATTCGACATGAAGATGAGATGGAAAAAGCAAAGCTTATAGGTATGAGTTGGATGGGTATCTCTATAATTGGTTCGCTCTCAGTTGGTTTTTTCGGTTATGCTTATGTTTTGGCAAGTGGAATAGAGATTCAAGATAGTGAAAAGATATTTATCACTCTTTCTCAACTGCTGTTTAATCCATGGATTGCAGGTTTTTTACTTGCCGCGATATTGGCAGCGATTATGAGTACGGTAGATTCTCAGCTGTTAGTTTCATCTTCTGTGCTTACAAGAGATATTTACCATGCAGTGATTAGAAAAAATGCTTCAGACAAAGAGTTGGTCTGGGTTGGACGTGGGACGGTTATTGTTATTGCAATAATAGCCTGGTATTTATCTAGCGATAGAAATTCAAGTGTTTTACAGTTAGTCTCCTACGCTTGGGCTGGATTTGGTGCAGCTTTTGGTCCACTGATACTCTTTAGTCTTTATAGCAGTACGATTACAAGAACAGGGGCTATAGCCGGGATGCTAACTGGTACCATAAGTGTAATAGTATGGAAACAGTTAGAAGGCGGTATATTTGATCTTTATGAATTGCTTCCGAGTTTTATCTTTGCATCTATAGCAATCGTAGTATTTAGCAAAAAAAGCATCAGCTGTCCTGAGTATGTTAGAAAAGCATTTAAAGAGGTACATGAGCGACTTAAAAAATAA